The region GTGGAGGGGAATGGGAGGGCGGTGACGGTGCCTGGGGAGGCGGGGGGCTGCTGGGCCGGTCGCGCTTCCCCCAGGCAGCGGCTGTCCTGGTGGACAGTTTCCCCGAGTCTGCACTCGGCAGGGATTTCTGCCATCCTCTGACAGATggtggaggggagggggagggcagaggtggtgctggggggggctgggggctgccaggCCTGGTCTGTTTCCCCCTGGCAGTGGTTTTCCAGGGGTCTGATGATGCCCCCGAGCTGACAGACCGGGGGGGCTTCTCCCACCTCCTTATGGATGGTGGAGGGGANNNNNNNNNNNNNNNNNNNNNNNNNNNNNNNNNNNNNNNNNNNNNNNNNNNNNNNNNNNNNNNNNNNNNNNNNNNNNNNNNNNNNNNNNNNNNNNNNNNNNNNNNNNNNNNNNNNNNNNNNNNNNNNNNNNNNNNNNNNNNNNNNNNNNNNNNNNNNNNNNNNNNNNNNNNNNNNNNNNNNNNNNNNNNNNNNNNNNNNNNNNNNNNNNNNNNNNNNNNNNNNNNNNNNNNNNNNNNNNNNNNNNNNNNNNNNNNNNNNNNNNNNNNNNNNNNNNNNNNNNNNNNNNNNNNNNNNNNNNNNNNNNNNNNNNNNNNNNNNNNNNNNNNNNNNNNNNNNNNNNNNNNNNNNNNNNNNNNNNNNNNNNNNNNNNNNNNNNNNNNNNNNNNNNNNNNNNNNNNNNNNNNNNNNNNNNNNNNNNNNNNNNNNNNNNNNNNNNNNNNNNNNNNNNNNNNNNNNNNNNNNNNNNNNNNNNNNNNNNNNNNNNNNNNNNNNNNNNNNNNNNNNNNNNNNNNNNNNNNNNNNNNNNNNNNNNNNNNNNNNNNNNNNNNNNNNNNNNNNNNNNNNNNNNNNNNNNNNNNNNNNNNNNNNNNNNNNNNNNNNNNNNNNNNNNNNNNNNNNNNNNNNNNNNNNNNNNNNNNNNNNNNNNNNNNNNNNNNNNNNNNNNNNNNNNNNNNNNNNNNNNNNNNNNNNNNNNNNNNNNNNNNNNNNNNNNNNNNNNNNNNNNNNNNNNNNNNNNNNNNNNNNNNNNNNNNNNNNNNNNNNNNNNNNNNNNNNNNNNNNNNNNNNNNNNNNNNNNNNNNNNNNNNNNNNNNNNNNNNNNNNNNNNNNNNNNNNNNNNNNNNNNNNNNNNNNNNNNNNNNNNNNNNNNNNNNNNNNNNNNNNNNNNNNNNNNNNNNNNNNNNNNNNNNNNNNNNNNNNNNNNNNNNNNNNNNNNNNNNNNNNNNNNNNNNNNNNNNNNNNNNNNNNNNNNNNNNNNNNNNNNNNNNNNNNNNNNNNNNNNNNNNNNNNNNNNNNNNNNNNNNNNNNNNNNNNNNNNNNNNNNNNNNNNNNNNNNNNNNNNNNNNNNNNNNNNNNNNNNNNNNNNNNNNNNNNNNNNNNNNNNNNNNNNNNNNNNNNNNNNNNNNNNNNNNNNNNNNNNNNNNNNNNNNNNNNNNNNNNNNNNNNNNNNNNNNNNNNNNNNNNNNNNNNNNNNNNNNNNNNNNNNNNNNNNNNNNNNNNNNNNNNNNNNNNNNNNNNNNNNNNNNNNNNNNNNNNNNNNNNNNNNNNNNNNNNNNNNNNNNNNNNNNNNNNNNNNNNNNNNNNNNNNNNNNNNNNNNNNNNNNNNNNNNNNNNNNNNNNNNNNNNNNNNNNNNNNNNNNNNNNNNNNNNNNNNNNNNNNNNNNNNNNNNNNNNNNNNNNNNNNNNNNNNNNNNNNNNNNNNNNNNNNNNNNNNNNNNNNNNNNNNNNNNNNNNNNNNNNNNNNNNNNNNNNNNNNNNNNNNNNNNNNNNNNNNNNNNNNNNNNNNNNNNNNNNNNNNNNNNNNNNNNNNNNNNNNNNNNNNNNNNNNNNNNNNNNNNNNNNNNNNNNNNNNNNNNNGGCTGTCCAGCCTGGCAGGGGCCGCTCTGGTGGTGCCCTGCGGCAGGTGGACAGGTTGTTCCCGCACAGGTGGTTGGCGGGGTGTCCGTCTGTCGGGCCACTCGAGGTCAGCAGACTCTTCGTCTGACTGCGAGCTGTCGCTGCTGGCATCGTCCTGCGCttcatcagctgcagccaggcgccTGCGCAGAGAAGAACGTGCTgaggcacagcagagcccctgctctccttcctcaatggcaaagagccgcctgcagctcccagcctgtCTCGGGCCCAGCACTAAGaacgggctgcaggaatggccgtgCCAATTCAAACATCTGACAGCATAGATCTCAGACCGTGTTAGCCAACAACTAACTGgcctctctgtgctgctttaaCCAGAAATGCCTCCTGGCTCACGGCAGCCCTACGGTAAAGAGTTGGGcgggatgggggtgggggtgaacaACAACTTactgctttctcttcctgcaCCACCAGAAAAGAAGACAGCACAGAATCATCCCTAGCAATAGGGAAACTGGAACAGATACGGCAAGTTCCAGGTACAACTTCTGTGCATCTTTAACTTGTTCGGCGTTTGCACGTCCTTCAGCATCCACACCTGGAGGAATAATGTGGTCATTGCTGTGTCTTGTGCCATACCGGCAGCCTCGCAGGAGGTCTGACATTGCCACAGAatgctctttttcattttgttggcCTCCTGGAACAAGTGAAAATCCTCAGGCTGCAATGCTTTCCCTGATTCCAGGGGAAGCAAAGGGAACTCCCAAAGGCGCTGCACATCAACGCACTCTGGAGcctcttttctgcctttcagctTTGTTTACACTGTGACTTTGCCACGGTCCAGATCTTCCTGGGCCATGGATTTGCTCCTCCTTCTCCATCATGCTCTAAGATTTCTTTTGCACTCGCCCACCCTCGCCTCGTGAGGCTGGgtagtgctgctgcaggcaggcacaCCGTGACCGCTTGGGACACGTTGTGTGACTCAAGAAAACTCCTTAGAGCAGAAGGAGAGCGTGTGGATCTGCTCAACCAATTGCTGCTATGAATGACGTGGACAAGAGCAATTGCTGTGTCGGGCAGGGAGTGCTGGCCTGATCTCCCCCTTCTCACTCGGGGGCAGAGTCAGGCCCTCTCCGCAGGCACCTGAACCTGCCTCTCCCTTTTTGCCTTTCCCCCAGCATGGGCACAACTTGCATGCTCCTACTTTTCTCCTCGTTATGAACTCCTGCCTGATTGTTGCTTACCTGGATTCTTCAGAAAAAACCCATAGATCCAGTTGTGTTGGGCTTTCTGGGGCTCTGACAGCACTGTGAAGAATGAGAGAAAGGCAAAGTCTCAGCGTGGTGCAGGCAAAGAGGAGGCAGGACGGGGAGGCTCCTTCTATGCCACTGCCCCATCTATGAGGCAGTGCATCCCTCCGGACCTCAGTTTGCAGGAGGGATCCCGCTCCGGGCTGCTGGTGTGCCAGGCGCCTCAAGGGAGGCGCAGCAAGCTCTGGAATGCAGGGACTTGGGAGGGAGGTACGTTGGAGGGTCCTGTTTCCTCTCCTCATCTGCTGAACGTTGTTCCCCTGGCCAAAGTTCCTAAGTCCCTGGGAACTGGGTCTGATGGGAGGGGAGCAACCTCTAACCACGGCACGGAGCTCTACGAGGGCCTTTACCTGGAGCGCCGGTCGTGTGCGTGGCCTCTGTTTCTCCCGAAGGGACGTGCAGCGTGAGACGGCTGCCTCGCTGAAATGCATccctgtgcacaggctctccgtctGTCTCTTTAGAAAGGAGGTAAGAGAGTGGGGCCATAAGTAACTGCTTCTCATCAGGAAGATGGCATCTTCGGGAGGCACCAGTTCTCTAGACACATCAGTACAGTTTAGGAACGAAGCCTGGGCTTTTTGTGGTGCACCTCATTCCTACTCCAGACTGCATGCCATTCTGTGAGACAAACAAGTGCTGCACACTTTCCAGTTTGCGAGCACAGACAACAAGCCCTGTCCTGCTGGGAGGCCAGCAGGTTGCAGGCAGGCTTCTTGTTCACGGTGCGCCTTGTGCGATTCTGGCAAGTTGCACGGTGATGCTACAACCAGTTCAGACACAGGCGCCGCCACAGCAGGGCTCTGATCCatcccttcctgctctgcacACTACAGTTTCTCCATGTATCTATCTAGAAACTCAGCTTCCCCAGTCTTTCAGTGAGCAGACGGAAAGACACCCACCATGTGCTGCCTTCTCCTTCATGATTTTCTTCAGGACATGGGAGAGCCTCTGCGGATATTTTCCGCTTTTCAGTGCCTCTTTCCGTCTCTCAggaccttaacagaaagcatgaaaatacatttcagacaAACAAAGTGTTGAACTGAGTGGTCTCTTTGGTGAAGTCAAtaaagacaacagccacccctgggacgcctgtggggctccagcacaggaggcagcCAAGGCTTTTTGCCTGGCCTTCCCTGGAGGCACTTCTGCACCCAAAGGATGAGGAGAACTTTCCATCACACCCTGCAATCTACACAGCTGCATAACAGAGCTATGCAAGTTGCAGAGGCGCCAGGTGGGCAGTTGGCTGGCACTCAGCAGCTTTCCGGATACTCTCTCCGGGCTGTGTGAAACAGTCCTCAGAGACAGCATGGAAGAACTTTGGGTTTTCTTACTGGAGAGATCTCTGACATACAGAGACAAAGCCAACGGGACACTGGGAGCACGCAGCACCCAAGAAACAGTGACTACCCAGGCTTCTCGTGGAGTAGAAATCACTGGGCAGTGAAAACCTGAACCCTTCCTGAACTACCACAACCacatgtgagcagagagcgtgagatgaaggctggtgacttacctctggcATCCAGCCCAAGCTTAGCGACAGGACTCCATTCTGGTAATCCACCAGGAGGGCCTGCAGGCACAAATGTGATCAGacacaggtgaggagagcttccactgcacctTGGGGCCTGGTCTTTCTGCAGTGACCTGCAAGGACTGGTGGCAGGTCGGGGAAAGACATGGCCCAAACAGCAAAGGTAAGATTCTCTCCTCCAAAGAATGGCAAGGGCTGCTTTCCCACTGAAATGTGACAGTTTTCCAAGAACTGTGTACAGAACAGGGCCTTTAAGGCACAAGGAGACTTGAAAGACCTTTGGAGGTTCTTAAGTACCCGAATAAACTATGACAGCGCTAATTTTTCTGCCTTCGAGGAAACAGACACTCCCAActtacctctgggtttcccctGAGGCACAAAAACAGTATCCACCCAATCATCTTGATAAGGAGCATCAGTGGCATCATCTAGAATCGAGAACAGATGAGAGATGTTCCAACTGCATGTTGAGATCTCCTTTTCCCTTAGTGACTGGGGAGGGGTCAAGCAATGGGGTGGGAGACTCAGGCCGGGACTGCCAAGGCTGCAGAGTGGCCAGGGTGACTCGGCAGCTTTCCAAATGctctctccaggccacgtgcaacaCCCCTCTAGGACTGCACGGAAGCGCATACAGCCCGTCAGGGCTTTCTTCTGGGAAATCCCTGCTGTATCTCACGCTAAAGCACTGGAGGAAACGATGCCTGTTCCTTCCTCTGGGCTCCGGCCGGGGGTCTCTGCTGGAAACCAGGATTCATctatggggagcagcaggaagccggagcagaaaggctcccGCTTTTCCCAGCACACATCTTCTGAGCTCCCCCTGGGACACCCCCGGGCACAGAGCGcgctcagccagcagcagagccacggcNNNNNNNNNNNNNNNNNNNNNNNNNNNNNNNNNNNNNNNNNNNNNNNNNNNNNNNNNNNNNNNNNNNNNNNNNNNNNNNNNNNNNNNNNNNNNNNNNNNNNNNNNNNNNNNNNNNNNNNNNNNNNNNNNNNNNNNNNNNNNNNNNNNNNNNNNNNNNNNNNNNNNNNNNNNNNNNNNNNNNNNNNNNNNNNNNNNNNNNNNNNNNNNNNNNNNNNNNNNNNNNNNNNNNNNNNNNNNNNNNNNNNNNNNNNNNNNNNNNNNNNNNNNNNNNNNNNNNNNNNNNNNNNNNNNNNNNNNNNNNNNNNNNNNNNNNNNNNNNNNNNNNNNNNNNNNNNNNNNNNNNNNNNNNNNNNNNNNNNNNNNNNNNNNNNNNNNNNNNNNNNNNNNNNNNNNNNNNNNNNNNNNNNNNNNNNNNNNNNNNNNNNNNNNNNNNNNNNNNNNNNNNNNNNNNNNNNNNNNNNNNNNNNNNNNNNNNNNNNNNNNNNNNNNNNNNNNNNNNNNNNNNNNNNNNNNNNNNNNNNNNNNNNNNNNNNNNNNNNNNNNNNNNNNNNNNNNNNNNNNNNNNNNNNNNNNNNNNNNNNNNNNNNNNNNNNNNNNNNNNNNNNNNNNNNNNNNNNNNNNNNNNNNNNNNNNNNNNNNNNNNNNNNNNNNNNNNNNNNNNNNNNNNNNNNNNNNNNNNNNNNNNNNNNNNNNNNNNNNNNNNNNNNNNNNNNNNNNNNNNNNNNNNNNNNNNNNNNNNNNNNNNNNNNNNNNNNNNNNNNNNNNNNNNNNNNNNNNNNNNNNNNNNNNNNNNNNNNNNNNNNNNNNNNNNNNNNNNNNNNNNNNNNNNNNNNNNNNNNNNNNNNNNNNNNNNNNNNNNNNNNNNNNNNNNNNNNNNNNNNNNNNNNNNNNNNNNNNNNNNNNNNNNNNNNNNNNNNNNNNNNNNNNNNNNNNNNNNNNNNNNNNNNNNNNNNNNNNNNNNNNNNNNNNNNNNNNNNNNNNNNNNNNNNNNNNNNNNNNNNNNNNNNNNNNNNNNNNNNNNNNNNNNNNNNNNNNNNNNNNNNNNNNNNNNNNNNNNNNNNNNNNNNNNNNNNNNNNNNNNNNNNNNNNNNNNNNNNNNNNNNNNNNNNNNNNNNNNNNNNNNNNNNNNNNNNNNNNNNNNNNNNNNNNNNNNNNNNNNNNNNNNNNNNNNNNNNNNNNNNNNNNNNNNNNNNNNNNNNNNNNNNNNNNNNNNNNNNNNNNNNNNNNNNNNNNNNNNNNNNNNNNNNNNNNNNNNNNNNNNNNNNNNNNNNNNNNNNNNNNNNNNNNNNNNNNNNNNNNNNNNNNNNNNNNNNNNNNNNNNNNNNNNNNNNNNNNNNNNNNNNNNNNNNNNNNNNNNNNNNNNNNNNNNNNNNNNNNNNNNNNNNNNNNNNNNNNNNNNNNNNNNNNNNNNNNNNNNNNNNNNNNNNNNNNNNNNNNNNNNNNNNNNNNNNNNNNNNNNNNNNNNNNNNNNNNNNNNNNNNNNNNNNNNNNNNNNNNNNNNNNNNNNNNNNNNNNNNNNNNNNNNNNNNNNNNNNNNNNNNNNNNNNNNNNNNNNNNNNNNNNNNNNNNNNNNNNNNNNNNNNNNNNNNNNNNNNNNNNNNNNNNNNNNNNNNNNNNNNNNNNNNNNNNNNNNNNNNNNNNNNNNNNNNNNNNNNNNNNNNNNNNNNNNNNNNNNNNNNNNNNNNNNNNNNNNNNNNNNNNNN is a window of Meleagris gallopavo isolate NT-WF06-2002-E0010 breed Aviagen turkey brand Nicholas breeding stock unplaced genomic scaffold, Turkey_5.1 ChrUn_random_7180001957646, whole genome shotgun sequence DNA encoding:
- the LOC109365179 gene encoding uncharacterized protein LOC109365179 gives rise to the protein MRFRAVLEGCCTWPGESIWKAAESPWPLCSLGSPGLSLPPHCLTPPQSLREKEISTCSWNISHLFSILDDATDAPYQDDWVDTVFVPQGKPRGPPGGLPEWSPVAKLGLDARGPERRKEALKSGKYPQRLSHVLKKIMKEKAAHETDGEPVHRDAFQRGSRLTLHVPSGETEATHTTGAPVLSEPQKAQHNWIYGFFLKNPGVDAEGRANAEQVKDAQKLYLELAVSVPVSLLLGMILCCLLFWWCRKRKQRLAAADEAQDDASSDSSQSDEESADLEWPDRRTPRQPPVREQPVHLPQGTTRAAPARLDNTWMTQVPHENQCTELQGSFQLRAEGFINFILLIW